The proteins below come from a single Oryzias latipes chromosome 14, ASM223467v1 genomic window:
- the LOC110016394 gene encoding olfactory receptor 7A17-like, with amino-acid sequence MKQFGTSVKAILSMLPCLFFLYVNSIMVFALLRKPLLLETPRYILFAHLLFTESIQLMLTMLLYIFAVTMVQIVGYVCIAVTQFAAITIRMSPLNLAVMSLERYVAISFPLRHTTISTPRLAGVAIVVIWTVASLDTFIQIFMFVSLKSNSFSSQGICKRNSVFQLHVFVIIDRAFTVVNFVLVTTIVLYTYIAVMITAMTSLERSINKAHKTLLLHLFQLCLCLVSTTFDMINSSELLTLDRAIAIDVQFVLFLSLIIFPKCLSPLIYGLRDHNLKHSFKYHFTFGCISTVTPYSG; translated from the coding sequence ATGAAGCAGTTTGGGACTTCTGTCAAAGCGATCCTGTCCATGCTGCCCTGTCTCTTCTTCCTGTATGTTAACAGCATCATGGTGTTCGCCCTGCTGAGGAAACCTCTCTTACTGGAGACACCCCGATACATACTGTTTGCTCATTTGCTCTTTACTGAGTCTATCCAGCTCATGCTGACAATGTTGCTGTACATATTTGCTGTGACTATGGTCCAAATTGTTGGCTATGTTTGCATTGCTGTCACTCAATTTGCTGCTATTACTATTAGGATGTCTCCTCTAAACCTGGCTGTTATGTCTTTAGAGAGATATGTTGCAATCTCTTTTCCACTCAGGCACACCACCATTTCTACGCCCAGACTGGCAGGTGTAGCCATTGTTGTCATATGGACTGTGGCCTCTTTAGACACCTTCATTCAAATCTTTATGTTTGTCAGTCTCAAAAGCAACAGCTTTTCCTCACAGGGAATCTGCAAAAGAAACAGTGTCTTCCAATTGCATGTCTTTGTGATTATAGACAGAGCTTTCACTGTTGTAAATTTTGTCCTGGTCACCACCATTGTCCTTTACACATATATAGCAGTTATGATCACTGCAATGACTTCTTTGGAGCGCAGCATCAACAAGGCACATAAGACACTGTTGTTGCATCTTTTTCAGTTGTGCTTGTGTCTGGTCTCCACTACGTTTGATATGATAAACTCTAGTGAACTGTTAACTTTGGATCGTGCAATAGCGATCGATGTTCAGTTCGTCCTCTTTTTAAGTTTAATAATTTTCCCTAAATGTTTGAGCCCCCTCATTTATGGACTCAGGGATCACAacttaaaacattcatttaaataCCATTTTACATTTGGCTGCATATCCACTGTCACCCCATATTCTGGTTAA
- the LOC101170697 gene encoding nectin-3-like protein isoform X2, whose protein sequence is MVHLQFGVVAEEVPLFGGTVQSRVRLGEHETVPILKMVPTSFQSYLGQRWRVAICLIFYVASGAWCSQVVVPPRVSAVLGKNVTLECRVEVGKNLTLTQSSWERRLPSGSATVAVYNPEFGTSIPPEYINRLYFRSPTSHDATIVLKNVGFSDVGIYTCKVATFPLGNTQASTTVNVLVEPKVYVSAGSSALIDGGNETVVATCIAERARPPAEVSWESNLFGQSEVQLFDDVNGTTSTQVRYIWQPTRHVRGNTLTCVVRHPALQNDFRIPYQLNVQFAPDISVVGYDGDWYVGREKVQMACKANANPPVHHFRWIRLDGEMPQGVEIMNSTLLFLRPLQRNDSGVYRCEVANDISLRSRDVRILIQDQSLAERSNSITVAGAVMGAVLALFLISVFTFVIVTARKTSPSPFTDKVIDLPPTHKPPPPYSERAPAVPLGVHASQVAWLCQTRRAGPGFEQPPASRAAPPATQRSTQQRSNQQHSRLEWVCHQSGSDRVYINHHEHYV, encoded by the exons ATGGTCCACTTGCAGTTCGGAGTTGTTGCTGAGGAGGTTCCACTGTTCGGCGGCACTGTTCAGAGTCGCGTGCGGTTGGGAGAGCATGAAACTGTACCAATTTTGAAAATGGTACCGACTTCATTTCAGAGTTACCTTGGGCAGCGCTGGAGGGTTGCGATTTGTCTCATTTTCTACGTTGCTTCAG GTGCTTGGTGCAGTCAGGTGGTGGTTCCTCCGCGGGTGAGCGCTGTTCTGGGAAAGAACGTCACGTTAGAGTGCCGGGTGGAGGTTGGCAAAAACCTGACTCTTACTCAGAGTTCCTGGGAGCGCCGTCTGCCTTCAGGCTCCGCCACAGTGGCTGTGTACAACCCAGAGTTTGGCACCTCCATCCCCCCAGAATATATTAACCGCCTGTATTTTCGCTCACCTACCTCTCACGATGCCACCATTGTCCTGAAAAACGTAGGCTTTTCTGATGTCGGAATCTATACCTGTAAGGTCGCTACATTTCCTCTGGGGAACACTCAAGCTTCTACTACGGTCAATGTACTTG TGGAGCCAAAGGTCTATGTGTCTGCTGGTTCATCCGCCCTGATTGATGGCGGCAATGAGACGGTGGTGGCCACCTGCATCGCAGAGCGAGCTCGACCCCCCGCCGAGGTGTCTTGGGAGTCTAACCTGTTCGGCCAATCAGAAGTACAGTTGTTTGATGACGTCAATGGCACAACCAGCACACAAGTACGCTACATCTGGCAGCCCACACGCCACGTCCGGGGCAACACACTGACTTGTGTGGTCCGTCACCCAGCCTTGCAGAATGACTTCAGGATACCTTACCAGCTCAATGTTCAGT TTGCTCCTGATATATCAGTTGTGGGGTACGATGGAGACTGGTACGTGGGCCGTGAAAAGGTACAGATGGCTTGCAAAGCCAACGCAAACCCGCCGGTGCATCACTTCAGATGGATCAG ACTGGACGGTGAAATGCCACAGGGTGTGGAAATAATGAACAGCACTCTGCTCTTCCTGCGGCCCCTCCAGCGAAATGACTCCGGAGTCTACAGATGTGAGGTTGCCAATGACATCAGCCTCCGCAGTCGAGATGTTCGCATTCTCATTCAAG ACCAGTCCCTGGCGGAGAGGTCCAATTCCATAACTGTGGCTGGAGCTGTGATGGGCGCCGTGCTTGCTCTCTTCCTCATTTCCGTCTTCACTTTTGTGATCGTCACCGCCCGCAAAACCTCGCCATCACCCTTCACCGACAAAGT GATTGACCTTCCCCCGACTCACAAGCCGCCCCCTCCTTACTCGGAGAGAGCACCCGCTGTTCCTCTGGGAGTCCACGCATCACAAGTGGCCTGGCTGTGTCAG ACTCGTAGAGCTGGTCCCGGGTTTGAACAGCCACCTGCATCCAGGGCAGCACCACCGGCAACGCAACGGTCCACCCAACAGCGGTCCAACCAGCAACACTCCCGTCTTGAATGGGTGTGTCATCAGAGCGGGTCAGACAGAGTCTACATCAACCACCACGAGCACTACGTGTGA
- the LOC101170697 gene encoding nectin-3-like protein isoform X1, which yields MVHLQFGVVAEEVPLFGGTVQSRVRLGEHETVPILKMVPTSFQSYLGQRWRVAICLIFYVASGAWCSQVVVPPRVSAVLGKNVTLECRVEVGKNLTLTQSSWERRLPSGSATVAVYNPEFGTSIPPEYINRLYFRSPTSHDATIVLKNVGFSDVGIYTCKVATFPLGNTQASTTVNVLVEPKVYVSAGSSALIDGGNETVVATCIAERARPPAEVSWESNLFGQSEVQLFDDVNGTTSTQVRYIWQPTRHVRGNTLTCVVRHPALQNDFRIPYQLNVQFAPDISVVGYDGDWYVGREKVQMACKANANPPVHHFRWIRLDGEMPQGVEIMNSTLLFLRPLQRNDSGVYRCEVANDISLRSRDVRILIQDPPTMPSTITAPVLTGYSSSTFVVDKGHVLLSSPTLEALPESNLGSIVGGAVGGALFLLLLLCLVGVCYLRKHQSFHGNYYTKQHAGNSDLQKAPAQHELRPTSSCKQDQDREEWGDRKLKHDRDRRLHSSYNGEEYPVNGYTRAMRESSHQSPQQNYHHEHAQYPSPQHARSARYPQSPKPLGNGSAYLSDHCRDRVAEGDYVSHTDGSVISRREWYV from the exons ATGGTCCACTTGCAGTTCGGAGTTGTTGCTGAGGAGGTTCCACTGTTCGGCGGCACTGTTCAGAGTCGCGTGCGGTTGGGAGAGCATGAAACTGTACCAATTTTGAAAATGGTACCGACTTCATTTCAGAGTTACCTTGGGCAGCGCTGGAGGGTTGCGATTTGTCTCATTTTCTACGTTGCTTCAG GTGCTTGGTGCAGTCAGGTGGTGGTTCCTCCGCGGGTGAGCGCTGTTCTGGGAAAGAACGTCACGTTAGAGTGCCGGGTGGAGGTTGGCAAAAACCTGACTCTTACTCAGAGTTCCTGGGAGCGCCGTCTGCCTTCAGGCTCCGCCACAGTGGCTGTGTACAACCCAGAGTTTGGCACCTCCATCCCCCCAGAATATATTAACCGCCTGTATTTTCGCTCACCTACCTCTCACGATGCCACCATTGTCCTGAAAAACGTAGGCTTTTCTGATGTCGGAATCTATACCTGTAAGGTCGCTACATTTCCTCTGGGGAACACTCAAGCTTCTACTACGGTCAATGTACTTG TGGAGCCAAAGGTCTATGTGTCTGCTGGTTCATCCGCCCTGATTGATGGCGGCAATGAGACGGTGGTGGCCACCTGCATCGCAGAGCGAGCTCGACCCCCCGCCGAGGTGTCTTGGGAGTCTAACCTGTTCGGCCAATCAGAAGTACAGTTGTTTGATGACGTCAATGGCACAACCAGCACACAAGTACGCTACATCTGGCAGCCCACACGCCACGTCCGGGGCAACACACTGACTTGTGTGGTCCGTCACCCAGCCTTGCAGAATGACTTCAGGATACCTTACCAGCTCAATGTTCAGT TTGCTCCTGATATATCAGTTGTGGGGTACGATGGAGACTGGTACGTGGGCCGTGAAAAGGTACAGATGGCTTGCAAAGCCAACGCAAACCCGCCGGTGCATCACTTCAGATGGATCAG ACTGGACGGTGAAATGCCACAGGGTGTGGAAATAATGAACAGCACTCTGCTCTTCCTGCGGCCCCTCCAGCGAAATGACTCCGGAGTCTACAGATGTGAGGTTGCCAATGACATCAGCCTCCGCAGTCGAGATGTTCGCATTCTCATTCAAG ATCCTCCCACCATGCCTTCCACCATTACCGCTCCTGTCCTCACTGGCTATTCCTCCTCCACCTTTGTGGTTGATAAAGGCCATGTTCTTCTGAGCTCCCCCACACTTGAAGCCCTGCCCGAAAGTAACCTTGGTTCCATAGTGGGTGGGGCCGTGGGAGGGGCCTTGTTCCTGCTACTGCTGTTGTGTCTGGTTGGCGTTTGTTACCTGCGGAAACACCAGAGTTTTCACGGCAACTACTACACCAAGCAGCATGCGGGCAACAGTGATCTTCAGAAAGCTCCTGCACAGCACGAACTCCGCCCCACCAGCTCCTGCAAACAGGACCAAGACCGGGAGGAGTGGGGGGACCGCAAGCTCAAACATGACCGGGACCGCCGCCTCCACTCCAGCTACAACGGAGAAGAGTACCCTGTCAACGGCTACACCAGGGCTATGAGGGAGAGCAGTCACCAGAGTCCACAGCAGAATTACCATCACGAACACGCCCAGTATCCAAGTCCACAGCACGCCAGGAGTGCCAGATACCCTCAGTCACCTAAACCACTAGGAAACGGCTCCGCCTACCTGTCAGACCACTGCCGGGACAGAGTCGCTGAGGGTGATTACGTGTCGCACACGGATGGCTCGGTCATCTCACGTAGGGAGTGGTACGTTTGA